The genomic window CGGTGGCCGACAAGGAACTGGATGAAACCCGGGCCAAGGCGCGCGGGCTGTTGCGGGCGCTGGACCCGCAATGATGAACACCGCTTTGGCCGGCGTTGCCGCCAGCGCGGTATCCTGCGCATCGGTTCTTTGAAGACGGGGTGACCATGGCGGGTGCCAAGCGCGGATGTCTGCTGGTGCTGGCGGTGTTGGTACTGCTGGTGGCATTGGCTGGCGCAGGTGCGGCCTGGTTGTGGCAGCGGCAGGGCAGTTTTGCCGATACGCCGCTGACGCCGTCGGCGGCAAGCATCACCATCGCTTCCGGTGACTCCCTCACCAGCGTGCTGCGCAAGCTGCGAGCGGCCGGTGTGGATGAAGGCGACGATCTGCAATGGCAGCTGCTGGCGCGCCAGCTCGATGCCGCCGGCAAGCTCAAGGTAGGCGAGTACGCGCTGGAGCCGGCACCCACGCCGCGCCAGCTGCTGCAGAACATGCGCCAGGGCAAGGTGCTGCAATACCGCGTCACCATCGTTGAAGGCTGGAACATCCGCCAACTGCGCGCGGCCTTGGCCCGTGCACAGCCGCTGCTGCACGAAACCACCGATCTGGCCGACACCGAGCTGATGGCCAAGCTGGGCTTCCCCGACCAGCACCCGGAAGGCCGCTTCCTGCCGGAAACCTATATCTACCAGCGCGGTGACAGCGACGTGGACGTGCTCAAGCGCGCCCATGCCGCGATGGAAAAGGAACTGGCCGCCGCCTGGGCCGGGCGCAGTGACGACCTGCCGCTGAAGTCGCCCTACGAACTGCTGATCCTGGCCTCCATCATCGAGAAGGAAACCGGCTTGGCCAGCGAGCGCCCGCAGATTGCCGGCGTGTTCGTCCGTCGCCTGAAGATGGGCATGCGCCTGCAGACCGACCCAACCGTGATCTACGGCATCGGCAGCGCCTACGACGGCAATATCCGCAAGATCCACCTGACCACCGATACGCCGTACAACACCTATACTCGCGCCGGCCTGACGCCGACGCCGATCGCCATGCCCGGCCGCGACGCGCTGCATGCCGCCGCCAACCCGGCGCCAGGCGATGCGCTGTACTTCGTCGCCGTGGGCGATGGCAGTGGCGCGCATGTGTTCTCCGCGTCCTATACCGATCACAACACCGCCGTGGCCGAATACCTGCAACGTCTGCGTGCCAAGCGCAGCGAGGCAGCGGCGCAATGAGCGGCATGACCCGAATGATGTACAGGATGTCCCGATGAGCGAAGCACTGGCCCCTTGGCAGCAGCGCGCCTATGACCAGACGGTGGCCGCGCTCGACGCGGGCCGGCTCGGCCATGGTCTGCTGCTGTGCGGCCCGGCCGGCATGGGCAAGCGCGCGGTGGCGATGCGGCTGGCCGCGCACGTACTCAACCACGGCGCAGATGCGGCAGCACGCCAGCGCAACGCCCAGTTGATTGCGGCCGGTACCCATCCGGACCTGCAGTTCACCAGCTTCATCCCCAATAAAACCGGCGACAAGCTGCGCACCGAGATCGTCATCGACCAGGTGCGTGAGATCTCGCAGAAGCTGGCGCTCACCCCGCAGTACGGCGTGGCCCAGGTGGTGATTGTTGACCCGGCCGACGCCATCAACCGCTCCGCCTGCAATGCCTTGCTGAAGACGCTGGAAGAACCGTCGCCCGGCCGCTACCTGTGGCTGCTGAGCGCCGACCCGGCGCGGCTGCCGCAGACCATCCGCAGCCGCTGCCAGCGCCTGGAGTTCCGTATGCCGCCGCGCGAGGAAGCCATGGCCTGGCTGCAGGCACGCGGCTATACCGAGGGCGTGGCGCGTGAAGCGCTGGACGCCGCCCGCGGCCACCCGGCAATGGCCGACCAATGGCTGCAAGGCGAGGGCATGGCCCTGCGCCGGCAGGTGGCCAGCGAGTTGGACCAGCTGCTGGCCGGCAAAGTGGGTAGCGTCGAACTGGCCCAGCGCTGGACCGGCGACGACAACGCCGACCTGCGCCTGCGCCATGCCGCCGACCTGGCACTGAAGAAAGCAGCCGACGGCTTGACCGATCCGGCCCGATTGAACAAGCTGGCCGCCTGGTTTGATGCCGCCAATCGCACCCGCGATCTGCTGCGCACCACCATCCGTGCCGACCTGGCCGTGGTGGAGCTGCTGCTGGCATGGGGCGCGGCCAACCAAGTGCAATCCAAGGGGACAATTCGATGAGTGCGATGAACGCCCGCCAGGGCATCCTTTCACTGGCGGTCAAGGACAAGGCGGCGCTGTATGGCGCCTACATGCCGTTCGTGAAGAACGGTGGCGTCTTCGTACCCACGCCCAAGCGCTATTTCCTCGGTGACGAGGTGTTCCTGCTGCTGACCCTGCCAGACTCCAGCGAGCGCTTGCCGGTGGCCGGCAAGGTGGTCTGGGTCACCCCGTTGGGCGCGCAGGGCAACCGCCAGGCCGGCATCGGCGTGCAGCTTGCCGAAGGCACCGACGGCGAGGCCATCCGCAACAAGATCGAGACCCTGCTGGCCGGCACATCGACCTCGGACAAGCCGACCCAGACGATGTAAATCGATGTGAAGAAAGATGTTGACGTGTTCGCTCAGCCCCCTATAATGAGCGGCTCGCAACACGGGCGGTTAGCTCAGCGGTAGAGCATTGCCTTCACACGGCAAGGGTCACAGGTTCGATCCCTGTACCGCCCACCATCAAAATTTGAGTGTTGCAGAAAAACCGGCGGAAGCCGGTTTTTTCGTAAGTGCAGGGTAAGTGCAAATCACCTCTTTCAAAGGAATTGAAGATGGCAAATGACACCCGCTATTTGGTTTACTCAGACGATCCGGATGCTTTTGACGTAGCAGCTCGGGCCCATGGCTTCGAAAAAGTCGGGCACGGTGAATACATCGTTGTAGGAGATAAAGCCTTGTCCGCAGCCGCCGGGCTTGCCCGTGGTTTTGGCGCAAAGGCGTATGCGCGCGACTTGGCAACCAATAAAGTTATTGAGTTGTAAGATCACCAGTATTCAGAGCTATGGAGGCCCCGCACCAGCCGGTAGCGGGGCTTTTTATTGGCTCTGCCCCTCGAAGGTGACTTGTCGACGCAGGTACCAGGCATCACCTGTTACTCGGTTCATCCGGCTCGTTTCAGGTACAGCGCCTTGGCTGCACCTCAATGGCTAAAGCGTCCGAAGTAGTCCAATCGTAAGGATGCTTATACCAACTAGTGCGAGAAACGCGGAGAGCAGCGTTATCGGTATCCCGAAGCGTTGTGCATTCTCACTGCTGCGGGTGGTGATCGCAGTCTGTATTCGCCCCGCCCAGCCATCGGACGGTTCGGCTGCTATCGACTTGATGACGAAGTTCATTGCCATCAGGCTAAACATGTGCCACGCGACAAAGACGATAGCCGAGGCCAGCAAGAACAAACAGCTCCAAATGCGAGCGTCAATCACTAGATCTTCTCGTGCAATTGCCCACACACCAAAGAAGGTCCCGTATCCAGCAGTGATGAAGAATCCATTCACTTGGATGACTTTCTCCAACAGGTCGTGAATATGCTTCATTCGAGCATCTATCTCGTACTGGCTTGGGTCAGACATTCCTCTCTCTCCTAATTGGCGGTGTTTGTAGCAATTCGTGCCAATTGGCACGTTATAAAAAGCGTAAGATCGCGCCGACGTCTGTTTGAGGGCCGGGGCGAATAGTTGGCTGACAAGAAAACTATTTCGCTAGTTTATGAGCAGAGCAAACCAGTGGTTTCTCTTCCATGCCTTGGTTATCGCTTGGGCGGACTCGAGATGCCGGACAATTCGATCCAGATGCCTCACGGCCGCCGCTAATGACGAATGCAAAGTCTCGCCGTGGCGCAGCAAGTCAACCGAGCTCCATTGCTGGAGAATTTGACTTCCAGCGTGCGCCACATGGCCAAGCAAAGGAACCATTTCGGTGGGTGTGGATGGGTTCTGTAAGTACATCTCACAGGCCCCTATCGCTGTTTTGAAATCAACCGGTACTTGCCCAATTGGCTGTTCAAGCTGCGGCAAAACTTGAACATATCGTTCGGATACTTCTCTTACTCGAACGATGCTCGAGAGGATCGCAATTCGCCTATCAAGCTCCTCTATTCGACGCATCCTAACCGGCACATAAATAGCAAGGAACAAGGCAGTAAGGGAGCCAAAGACTTGAATCCATGTCGCCCATTCGGCTTGGTTAAGGCACGGCCAATTGAGAACCCAGGTGCAATATTGCGCGTCCATATGCATTCCTTGAA from Stenotrophomonas nitritireducens includes these protein-coding regions:
- the mltG gene encoding endolytic transglycosylase MltG, whose translation is MAGAKRGCLLVLAVLVLLVALAGAGAAWLWQRQGSFADTPLTPSAASITIASGDSLTSVLRKLRAAGVDEGDDLQWQLLARQLDAAGKLKVGEYALEPAPTPRQLLQNMRQGKVLQYRVTIVEGWNIRQLRAALARAQPLLHETTDLADTELMAKLGFPDQHPEGRFLPETYIYQRGDSDVDVLKRAHAAMEKELAAAWAGRSDDLPLKSPYELLILASIIEKETGLASERPQIAGVFVRRLKMGMRLQTDPTVIYGIGSAYDGNIRKIHLTTDTPYNTYTRAGLTPTPIAMPGRDALHAAANPAPGDALYFVAVGDGSGAHVFSASYTDHNTAVAEYLQRLRAKRSEAAAQ
- a CDS encoding DNA polymerase III subunit delta' — protein: MSEALAPWQQRAYDQTVAALDAGRLGHGLLLCGPAGMGKRAVAMRLAAHVLNHGADAAARQRNAQLIAAGTHPDLQFTSFIPNKTGDKLRTEIVIDQVREISQKLALTPQYGVAQVVIVDPADAINRSACNALLKTLEEPSPGRYLWLLSADPARLPQTIRSRCQRLEFRMPPREEAMAWLQARGYTEGVAREALDAARGHPAMADQWLQGEGMALRRQVASELDQLLAGKVGSVELAQRWTGDDNADLRLRHAADLALKKAADGLTDPARLNKLAAWFDAANRTRDLLRTTIRADLAVVELLLAWGAANQVQSKGTIR
- a CDS encoding PilZ domain-containing protein encodes the protein MSAMNARQGILSLAVKDKAALYGAYMPFVKNGGVFVPTPKRYFLGDEVFLLLTLPDSSERLPVAGKVVWVTPLGAQGNRQAGIGVQLAEGTDGEAIRNKIETLLAGTSTSDKPTQTM